In a genomic window of Glycine max cultivar Williams 82 chromosome 13, Glycine_max_v4.0, whole genome shotgun sequence:
- the LOC100806682 gene encoding 1-aminocyclopropane-1-carboxylate oxidase homolog 1, which produces MEVVGFDKEGAGYDRAKEVKEFEDTKAGVKGLVDFGILKLPRFLIHPPESLPSSPTSSNNTTSTLQVPVIDFAGYDDDDDESCCRRLKIVREIREASEKWGFFQMVNHGVPVSVMDEMLRVIREFHEQSKEVKKEWYSRDPKVRVRYFCNGDLLVAKVANWRDTIMFHFQEGPLGPEAYPLVCREAVIQYMEHMFKLREILSQLLSEALGLKRDYLKNRECMKGETVVCHYYPPCPEPDLTLGATKHSDPSCLTILLQDTMGGLQVFHENQWVHIKPMPGALVANIGDFMQLISNDKLKSVEHRVLVGRVGPRVSAACHVYPNTSYKYGPIEEFISNENPPKYRETNIGEYLAHYRSKGLDGSKALHYFRL; this is translated from the exons ATGGAAGTGGTGGGTTTTGACAAAGAGGGTGCAGGCTATGACAGAGCCAAGGAAGTGAAGGAGTTTGAAGATACCAAAGCAGGAGTGAAAGGACTCGTAGATTTTGGTATTCTCAAGCTTCCCAGATTCCTCATCCATCCACCAGAATCTCTTCCATCATCACCAACATCTTCCAACAACACAACTTCAACCTTGCAGGTTCCTGTGATAGATTTCGCAggatatgatgatgatgatgatgaaagttGTTGTCGCAGGTTAAAGATAGTGAGAGAGATTCGCGAGGCATCAGAAAAGTGGGGGTTCTTTCAGATGGTGAATCATGGTGTTCCAGTTAGTGTCATGGATGAGATGCTAAGGGTCATAAGAGAGTTCCATGAGCAATCAAAGGAGGTGAAGAAAGAGTGGTATTCTCGTGACCCTAAGGTGAGAGTAAGGTATTTCTGCAATGGAGATCTCCTTGTGGCAAAAGTAGCAAACTGGAGGGACACCATAATGTTTCATTTTCAAGAGGGTCCTCTCGGCCCTGAGGCATATCCACTAGTATGCAG GGAAGCCGTGATTCAATACATGGAGCACATGTTCAAACTGAGGGAGATATTGTCCCAATTACTTTCAGAGGCATTGGGGCTCAAGAGGGACTATCTTAAAAACAGAGAATGCATGAAAGGTGAAACAGTGGTGTGCCACTATTACCCACCTTGTCCAGAGCCAGATTTGACACTTGGTGCCACTAAGCATTCAGACCCATCATGCCTAACAATTCTTCTTCAAGATACCATGGGTGGTCTCCAAGTTTTCCATGAAAATCAATGGGTTCACATTAAGCCCATGCCTGGAGCATTAGTGGCCAACATTGGTGACTTCATGCAG CTTATCAGTAATGACAAGCTCAAGAGTGTTGAGCATCGAGTACTGGTTGGACGAGTTGGGCCTAGGGTATCAGCTGCATGCCATGTATATCCTAACACAAGTTATAAATATGGGCCAATAGAGGAGTTCATATCCAACGAAAACCCACCCAAATATAGAGAGACCAACATTGGGGAATATCTTGCTCATTACAGGTCCAAAGGGCTCGATGGCTCCAAAGCCCTTCATTATTTTAGGTTATAA
- the LOC100806156 gene encoding uncharacterized protein isoform X2: protein MNTQYIKQLLRNFYSTKFFLNREKPHWNYTHSVSNQLQLQRSRADKVEDKLKEEQETQRISFKSEVKKADGNDGISKYCSDDEDSSDSKWKLELAWLTKALEPALQFCRWALPTGNEIGNKPPPSIRSLTEIIACIQRSKIGIQDWSLSDLTIGLYLIYLRQASTHPFEDIKGIPILSESIVQDLIYHIELAKGAYRDNPCSISRNSMLRESNVKKFVKNSSVMRPAYYIGVDTRKKLVILGIRGTHTFYDLITDILSSSDGEVTYEGYSTHFGTAESARWFLRHEIEIIRKCLEKHEGFKLRLVGHSLGGAIASLLAIMIHRKSSKELGFSPDIVSAVGYGTPPCVSRELAESCSGYVSTVVMQDDIIPRLSVASLARLRNEIVQTDWMSVIEKEDWKSITDLVTNAKEVVSSVQDVARKLADYTNFRGNKSLAVGTTDKELPVATEAPLPSEAAKETSGVTKVAGTKTAVIEELFIPGTVYYLKRNLGSQIDAGKDFFTLYKREPGEHFQKVIFSGNFITDHRCDSHYYALRDVLKGVPWCGKEGGALQFFSLCGGVSNSTVD, encoded by the exons ATGAATACCCAATACATCAAGCAACTGCTCCGTAATTTCT ATTCTACCAAATTTTTTCTCAACAGAGAAAAACCACATTGGAACTATACGCATAGTGTTTCCAACCAGCTTCAATTGCAAAGGTCAAGAGCAGACAAGGTAGAAGATAAGctaaaagaagagcaagaaacaCAACGGATTTCTTTCAAATCAGAAGTGAAGAAGGCGGATGGAAATGATGGGATTAGCAAATACTGTTCTGATGATGAAGATTCCTCAGATAGTAAGTGGAAGTTGGAGCTGGCTTGGCTTACAAAGGCACTTGAACCAGCTCTGCAATTTTGTAGGTGGGCTTTGCCAACAG GAAATGAAATTGGAAACAAACCCCCACCAAGCATTCGATCCCTTACGGAAATAATTGCCTGCATCCAACGAAGTAAGATTGGAATCCAGGATTGGAGCTTGAGTGACCTTACAATTGGCTTGTATCTGATCTATCTTCGTCAAGCTTCTACTCATCCATTTGAAGATATCAAAGGCATTCCGATATTGTCAGAATCCATT GTTCAAGATCTCATTTATCATATTGAGTTGGCTAAAGGTGCTTATAGGGATAACCCTTGTAGTATTTCAAGGAACAGCATGCTACGAGAAAGTAATGTCAAAAAGTTTGTTAAAAACTCCAGTGTAATGAGGCCTGCATACTATATAGGGGTTGATACCCGTAAAAAGCTTGTAATTTTGGGCATTCGAGGCACACATACTTTTTATGATCTTATCACTGATATTCTTTCCTCAAGTGATGGTGAAGTCACCTATGAAGGCTATTCAACCCACTTTGGCACTGCTGAATCTGCACGTTGGTTTCTCCGTCATGAGATTGAAATCATAAGAAAATGCTTGGAGAAACATGAG GGATTTAAGTTAAGACTTGTGGGTCATTCTCTGGGAGGGGCTATAGCTTCTTTATTGGCAATAATGATCCATAGAAAATCATCAAAGGAGCTGGGTTTTAGTCCTGACATTGTATCTGCTGTTGGATATGGAACTCCACCATGTGTATCTAGAGAACTTGCTGAAAGCTGCTCTGGCTATGTATCAACAGTTGTGATGCAG GATGATATTATACCTAGATTGAGTGTAGCTTCCCTAGCAAGGCTCCGAAATGAAATTGTTCAAACTGATTG GATGAGTGTAATTGAGAAAGAAGACTGGAAAAGCATCACAGATTTGGTTACAAATGCAAAGGAGGTTGTGTCTTCAGTGCAAGATGTTGCTCGCAAACTTGCTGATTATACAAATTTCAGGGGAAACAAAAGTTTAGCTG TTGGTACTACTGATAAGGAGTTGCCAGTTGCTACCGAAGCACCTCTGCCCTCCGAAGCTGCAAAGGAGACTTCTGGTGTCACGAAAGTTGCGGGAACTAAAACTGCAGTGATCGAGGAGTTATTTATACCTGGGACTGTTTACTATCTTAAGAGGAACTTGGGATCCCAAATTGATGCTGGAAAGGATTTTTTCACCCTTTACAAGAGGGAGCCTGGTGAGCATTTCCAGAAGGTAATCTTTTCGGGGAATTTTATCACAGACCACAGATGTGATAGCCATTATTATGCTTTGAGAGATGTCCTTAAAGGTGTGCCATGGTGTGGGAAGGAAG GGGGTGCCTTACAGTTCTTCAGTCTGTGCGGAGGTGTTAGCAATAGCACAGTAGATTAG
- the LOC100807213 gene encoding putative pentatricopeptide repeat-containing protein At1g68930, translated as MCLHVSKQFNSMSLSNHYCELLKHCRDTKKIHCHIIKAFRNPEIFLLNNLVSAYAKFDRITYARRVFDQMPQRNLYSWNTLLSSYSKLACLPEMERVFHAMPTRDMVSWNSLISAYAGRGFLLQSVKAYNLMLYNGPFNLNRIALSTMLILASKQGCVHLGLQVHGHVVKFGFQSYVFVGSPLVDMYSKTGLVFCARQAFDEMPEKNVVMYNTLIAGLMRCSRIEDSRQLFYDMQEKDSISWTAMIAGFTQNGLDREAIDLFREMRLENLEMDQYTFGSVLTACGGVMALQEGKQVHAYIIRTDYQDNIFVGSALVDMYCKCKSIKSAETVFRKMNCKNVVSWTAMLVGYGQNGYSEEAVKIFCDMQNNGIEPDDFTLGSVISSCANLASLEEGAQFHCRALVSGLISFITVSNALVTLYGKCGSIEDSHRLFSEMSYVDEVSWTALVSGYAQFGKANETLRLFESMLAHGFKPDKVTFIGVLSACSRAGLVQKGNQIFESMIKEHRIIPIEDHYTCMIDLFSRAGRLEEARKFINKMPFSPDAIGWASLLSSCRFHRNMEIGKWAAESLLKLEPHNTASYILLSSIYAAKGKWEEVANLRKGMRDKGLRKEPGCSWIKYKNQVHIFSADDQSNPFSDQIYSELEKLNYKMVQEGYVPDMNSVLHDVDDSEKIKMLNHHSEKLAIAFGLIFIPPGLPIRVVKNLRVCGDCHNATKYISKITQREILVRDAARFHLFKDGRCSCGDFW; from the coding sequence ATGTGTTTGCACGTATCAAAGCAATTCAATTCCATGTCACTGTCTAACCACTACTGTGAGTTGCTCAAACATTGCCGCGACACAAAGAAGATTCACTGCCACATAATCAAGGCCTTTCGAAACCCCGAAATCTTCCTGCTAAACAACTTAGTCAGTGCCTATGCCAAGTTTGACAGAATCACTTATGCCCGCAGGGTGTTCGACCAAATGCCTCAAAGGAATCTCTACTCTTGGAACACCCTTCTTTCCTCCTATTCCAAACTTGCTTGTCTTCCTGAGATGGAACGTGTGTTTCATGCAATGCCAACCCGAGATATGGTATCATGGAATTCCCTTATTTCTGCCTATGCTGGTCGTGGTTTCCTTCTTCAGTCGGTAAAGGCTTATAATTTGATGTTGTACAATGGGCCATTCAATCTGAATCGGATTGCGTTATCCACTATGCTTATACTTGCTTCCAAACAGGGTTGTGTTCATTTGGGTCTGCAGGTTCATGGGCATGTGGTGAAATTTGGtttccagtcatatgtttttgttgggaGTCCTTTGGTGGATATGTACTCTAAAACTGGGCTGGTATTTTGTGCAAGGCAGGCTTTTGATGAGATGCCTGAGAAGAATGTGGTTATGTATAATACATTGATTGCAGGGCTTATGCGATGCAGTAGGATTGAAGATTCAAGGCAATTGTTTTATGATATGCAGGAAAAGGATTCTATTTCCTGGACAGCGATGATTGCAGGATTTACTCAGAATGGTTTGGACCGAGAAGCAATTGATTTATTCAGAGAGATGAGATTAGAAAATCTAGAGATGGATCAGTACACATTTGGAAGCGTGTTAACTGCTTGTGGTGGTGTTATGGCTTTGCAAGAAGGCAAGCAAGTTCATGCTTATATAATTAGGACAGATTATCAGGATAATATATTTGTTGGTAGCGCTCTTGTTGACATGTATTGTAAGTGTAAGAGTATAAAATCAGCAGAAACAGTTTTTAGGAAGATGAATTGCAAGAATGTTGTATCTTGGACTGCGATGTTAGTGGGTTATGGACAGAATGGTTACAGTGAAGAAGCTGTTAAAATCTTTTGTGATATGCAAAACAATGGGATTGAGCCTGATGATTTCACCCTTGGGAGTGTAATTAGCTCATGTGCAAACCTTGCAAGCCTAGAAGAGGGGGCTCAGTTTCATTGTAGAGCTCTGGTTTCTggcttaatttcttttattactgTTTCCAATGCTCTAGTTACATTATATGGTAAGTGTGGAAGCATTGAAGACTCCCATAGGCTTTTTAGTGAAATGAGCTACGTGGATGAAGTCTCATGGACTGCACTTGTTTCTGGATATGCACAGTTTGGTAAAGCCAATGAAACATTAAGGTTGTTTGAAAGCATGTTAGCTCATGGTTTCAAACCCGACAAGGTTACTTTTATCGGGGTTCTTTCAGCTTGCAGTAGAGCCGGACTAGTACAGAAAGGAAATCAGATATTTGAATCAATGATTAAGGAACATAGGATTATACCAATTGAAGATCATTACACATGCATGATTGATCTCTTCAGTCGAGCTGGGAGGTTAGAAGAGGCAAggaaatttataaataagatgCCTTTCAGCCCTGATGCAATTGGTTGGGCATCCTTATTAAGTTCATGTAGGTTCCATCGAAACATGGAAATTGGCAAGTGGGCAGCTGAGtctcttttaaaattagaaCCACATAACACTGCTAGTTACATCTTACTTTCGAGCATCTATGCTGCTAAAGGAAAATGGGAAGAAGTTGCCAATTTAAGAAAAGGGATGAGAGATAAGGGCCTGAGAAAGGAACCAGGATGTAGCTGGATCAAATATAAGAACCAAGTGCACATTTTCTCTGCTGATGATCAGTCAAACCCATTTTCAGATCAGATATATTCTGAACTTGAAAAATTGAACTATAAAATGGTACAAGAGGGATATGTGCCTGACATGAATTCTGTTTTGCATGATGTTGACGATTCAGAGAAAATAAAGATGCTTAATCACCATAGTGAAAAGCTTGCAATTGCTTTTGGGTTGATATTTATTCCTCCTGGTTTGCCCATACGAGTAGTTAAAAATTTAAGGGTTTGTGGGGATTGCCACAATGCAACTAAGTATATATCTAAGATCACCCAGAGGGAGATTCTTGTAAGAGATGCTGCCCGATTCCATTTGTTTAAAGATGGAAGGTGTTCGTGTGGAGACTTTTGGTGA
- the LOC100806156 gene encoding uncharacterized protein isoform X3: protein MNTQYIKQLLRNFYSTKFFLNREKPHWNYTHSVSNQLQLQRSRADKVEDKLKEEQETQRISFKSEVKKADGNDGISKYCSDDEDSSDSKWKLELAWLTKALEPALQFCRWALPTGNEIGNKPPPSIRSLTEIIACIQRSKIGIQDWSLSDLTIGLYLIYLRQASTHPFEDIKGIPILSESIVQDLIYHIELAKGAYRDNPCSISRNSMLRESNVKKFVKNSSVMRPAYYIGVDTRKKLVILGIRGTHTFYDLITDILSSSDGEVTYEGYSTHFGTAESARWFLRHEIEIIRKCLEKHEGFKLRLVGHSLGGAIASLLAIMIHRKSSKELGFSPDIVSAVGYGTPPCVSRELAESCSGYVSTVVMQDDIIPRLSVASLARLRNEIVQTDWMSVIEKEDWKSITDLVTNAKEVVSSVQDVARKLADYTNFRGNKSLAVGTTDKELPVATEAPLPSEAAKETSGVTKVAGTKTAVIEELFIPGTVYYLKRNLGSQIDAGKDFFTLYKREPGEHFQKVIFSGNFITDHRCDSHYYALRDVLKGVPWCGKEGIFK from the exons ATGAATACCCAATACATCAAGCAACTGCTCCGTAATTTCT ATTCTACCAAATTTTTTCTCAACAGAGAAAAACCACATTGGAACTATACGCATAGTGTTTCCAACCAGCTTCAATTGCAAAGGTCAAGAGCAGACAAGGTAGAAGATAAGctaaaagaagagcaagaaacaCAACGGATTTCTTTCAAATCAGAAGTGAAGAAGGCGGATGGAAATGATGGGATTAGCAAATACTGTTCTGATGATGAAGATTCCTCAGATAGTAAGTGGAAGTTGGAGCTGGCTTGGCTTACAAAGGCACTTGAACCAGCTCTGCAATTTTGTAGGTGGGCTTTGCCAACAG GAAATGAAATTGGAAACAAACCCCCACCAAGCATTCGATCCCTTACGGAAATAATTGCCTGCATCCAACGAAGTAAGATTGGAATCCAGGATTGGAGCTTGAGTGACCTTACAATTGGCTTGTATCTGATCTATCTTCGTCAAGCTTCTACTCATCCATTTGAAGATATCAAAGGCATTCCGATATTGTCAGAATCCATT GTTCAAGATCTCATTTATCATATTGAGTTGGCTAAAGGTGCTTATAGGGATAACCCTTGTAGTATTTCAAGGAACAGCATGCTACGAGAAAGTAATGTCAAAAAGTTTGTTAAAAACTCCAGTGTAATGAGGCCTGCATACTATATAGGGGTTGATACCCGTAAAAAGCTTGTAATTTTGGGCATTCGAGGCACACATACTTTTTATGATCTTATCACTGATATTCTTTCCTCAAGTGATGGTGAAGTCACCTATGAAGGCTATTCAACCCACTTTGGCACTGCTGAATCTGCACGTTGGTTTCTCCGTCATGAGATTGAAATCATAAGAAAATGCTTGGAGAAACATGAG GGATTTAAGTTAAGACTTGTGGGTCATTCTCTGGGAGGGGCTATAGCTTCTTTATTGGCAATAATGATCCATAGAAAATCATCAAAGGAGCTGGGTTTTAGTCCTGACATTGTATCTGCTGTTGGATATGGAACTCCACCATGTGTATCTAGAGAACTTGCTGAAAGCTGCTCTGGCTATGTATCAACAGTTGTGATGCAG GATGATATTATACCTAGATTGAGTGTAGCTTCCCTAGCAAGGCTCCGAAATGAAATTGTTCAAACTGATTG GATGAGTGTAATTGAGAAAGAAGACTGGAAAAGCATCACAGATTTGGTTACAAATGCAAAGGAGGTTGTGTCTTCAGTGCAAGATGTTGCTCGCAAACTTGCTGATTATACAAATTTCAGGGGAAACAAAAGTTTAGCTG TTGGTACTACTGATAAGGAGTTGCCAGTTGCTACCGAAGCACCTCTGCCCTCCGAAGCTGCAAAGGAGACTTCTGGTGTCACGAAAGTTGCGGGAACTAAAACTGCAGTGATCGAGGAGTTATTTATACCTGGGACTGTTTACTATCTTAAGAGGAACTTGGGATCCCAAATTGATGCTGGAAAGGATTTTTTCACCCTTTACAAGAGGGAGCCTGGTGAGCATTTCCAGAAGGTAATCTTTTCGGGGAATTTTATCACAGACCACAGATGTGATAGCCATTATTATGCTTTGAGAGATGTCCTTAAAGGTGTGCCATGGTGTGGGAAGGAAGGtatatttaaatag
- the LOC100500227 gene encoding uncharacterized protein LOC100500227 precursor (The RefSeq protein has 1 substitution compared to this genomic sequence), with amino-acid sequence MAFASFLGRVLFASVFILSTYQQFNEYGVDGGPATKALRPKFDAFTHRVHSQVGFQIPEINLKFLIAGAIALKGLGGVLFIFGSSFGALLLLLHQLIATPIHYDFYNYDSEDKEFTQLFIKFTQNMALFGAVLFFIGMKNSIPKRVPKKAPKTKTY; translated from the exons atggCGTTCGCTTCTTTCCTCGGCAGAGTCCTCTTCGCTTCTGTCTTCATACTCTCTGCTTACCAACA ATTTAATGAATATGGAGTTGATGGGGGACCTGCTACAAAAGCACTCAGACCTAAGTTTGATGCCTTTACACATCGGGTGCATTCTCAAGTGGGCTTTCAAATTCCAGAGATTAAT ctgaaatttttaattgCTGGGGCTATTGCTCTGAAGGGTCTTGGAGGGGTTCTTTTCATATTTGGCAGCTCTTTTGGAGCTTTGCTTCTG CTCCTGCACCAGCTGATTGCTACTCCAATCCATTATGATTTTTACAATTATGATAGTGAGGACAAAGAATTTACTCAACTGTTCATCAAATTTACACAG AATATGGCTCTTTTCGGGGCTGTATTGTTTTTCATTGGCATGAAAAACTCCATCCCTAAAAGGGTACCCAAGAAGGCTCCAAAGACAAAAACATATTAG
- the LOC100806156 gene encoding uncharacterized protein isoform X1: MQKNCSKRPNRLSSIGHFVLSIWLWVNAVIGSWRTDLTKCLIRMDSTKFFLNREKPHWNYTHSVSNQLQLQRSRADKVEDKLKEEQETQRISFKSEVKKADGNDGISKYCSDDEDSSDSKWKLELAWLTKALEPALQFCRWALPTGNEIGNKPPPSIRSLTEIIACIQRSKIGIQDWSLSDLTIGLYLIYLRQASTHPFEDIKGIPILSESIVQDLIYHIELAKGAYRDNPCSISRNSMLRESNVKKFVKNSSVMRPAYYIGVDTRKKLVILGIRGTHTFYDLITDILSSSDGEVTYEGYSTHFGTAESARWFLRHEIEIIRKCLEKHEGFKLRLVGHSLGGAIASLLAIMIHRKSSKELGFSPDIVSAVGYGTPPCVSRELAESCSGYVSTVVMQDDIIPRLSVASLARLRNEIVQTDWMSVIEKEDWKSITDLVTNAKEVVSSVQDVARKLADYTNFRGNKSLAVGTTDKELPVATEAPLPSEAAKETSGVTKVAGTKTAVIEELFIPGTVYYLKRNLGSQIDAGKDFFTLYKREPGEHFQKVIFSGNFITDHRCDSHYYALRDVLKGVPWCGKEGGALQFFSLCGGVSNSTVD, encoded by the exons ATGCAAAAGAATTGTTCAAAGAGGCCCAATCGTCTGTCTTCAATAGGACATTTTGTGTTGTCAATCTGGTTATGGGTCAATGCAGTAATAGGTTCATGGAGAACTGATCTCACCAAGTGTCTTATCCGAATGG ATTCTACCAAATTTTTTCTCAACAGAGAAAAACCACATTGGAACTATACGCATAGTGTTTCCAACCAGCTTCAATTGCAAAGGTCAAGAGCAGACAAGGTAGAAGATAAGctaaaagaagagcaagaaacaCAACGGATTTCTTTCAAATCAGAAGTGAAGAAGGCGGATGGAAATGATGGGATTAGCAAATACTGTTCTGATGATGAAGATTCCTCAGATAGTAAGTGGAAGTTGGAGCTGGCTTGGCTTACAAAGGCACTTGAACCAGCTCTGCAATTTTGTAGGTGGGCTTTGCCAACAG GAAATGAAATTGGAAACAAACCCCCACCAAGCATTCGATCCCTTACGGAAATAATTGCCTGCATCCAACGAAGTAAGATTGGAATCCAGGATTGGAGCTTGAGTGACCTTACAATTGGCTTGTATCTGATCTATCTTCGTCAAGCTTCTACTCATCCATTTGAAGATATCAAAGGCATTCCGATATTGTCAGAATCCATT GTTCAAGATCTCATTTATCATATTGAGTTGGCTAAAGGTGCTTATAGGGATAACCCTTGTAGTATTTCAAGGAACAGCATGCTACGAGAAAGTAATGTCAAAAAGTTTGTTAAAAACTCCAGTGTAATGAGGCCTGCATACTATATAGGGGTTGATACCCGTAAAAAGCTTGTAATTTTGGGCATTCGAGGCACACATACTTTTTATGATCTTATCACTGATATTCTTTCCTCAAGTGATGGTGAAGTCACCTATGAAGGCTATTCAACCCACTTTGGCACTGCTGAATCTGCACGTTGGTTTCTCCGTCATGAGATTGAAATCATAAGAAAATGCTTGGAGAAACATGAG GGATTTAAGTTAAGACTTGTGGGTCATTCTCTGGGAGGGGCTATAGCTTCTTTATTGGCAATAATGATCCATAGAAAATCATCAAAGGAGCTGGGTTTTAGTCCTGACATTGTATCTGCTGTTGGATATGGAACTCCACCATGTGTATCTAGAGAACTTGCTGAAAGCTGCTCTGGCTATGTATCAACAGTTGTGATGCAG GATGATATTATACCTAGATTGAGTGTAGCTTCCCTAGCAAGGCTCCGAAATGAAATTGTTCAAACTGATTG GATGAGTGTAATTGAGAAAGAAGACTGGAAAAGCATCACAGATTTGGTTACAAATGCAAAGGAGGTTGTGTCTTCAGTGCAAGATGTTGCTCGCAAACTTGCTGATTATACAAATTTCAGGGGAAACAAAAGTTTAGCTG TTGGTACTACTGATAAGGAGTTGCCAGTTGCTACCGAAGCACCTCTGCCCTCCGAAGCTGCAAAGGAGACTTCTGGTGTCACGAAAGTTGCGGGAACTAAAACTGCAGTGATCGAGGAGTTATTTATACCTGGGACTGTTTACTATCTTAAGAGGAACTTGGGATCCCAAATTGATGCTGGAAAGGATTTTTTCACCCTTTACAAGAGGGAGCCTGGTGAGCATTTCCAGAAGGTAATCTTTTCGGGGAATTTTATCACAGACCACAGATGTGATAGCCATTATTATGCTTTGAGAGATGTCCTTAAAGGTGTGCCATGGTGTGGGAAGGAAG GGGGTGCCTTACAGTTCTTCAGTCTGTGCGGAGGTGTTAGCAATAGCACAGTAGATTAG
- the LOC100806156 gene encoding uncharacterized protein isoform X4 translates to MEMMGLANTVLMMKIPQIVSGSWSWLGLQRHLNQLCNFVGNEIGNKPPPSIRSLTEIIACIQRSKIGIQDWSLSDLTIGLYLIYLRQASTHPFEDIKGIPILSESIVQDLIYHIELAKGAYRDNPCSISRNSMLRESNVKKFVKNSSVMRPAYYIGVDTRKKLVILGIRGTHTFYDLITDILSSSDGEVTYEGYSTHFGTAESARWFLRHEIEIIRKCLEKHEGFKLRLVGHSLGGAIASLLAIMIHRKSSKELGFSPDIVSAVGYGTPPCVSRELAESCSGYVSTVVMQDDIIPRLSVASLARLRNEIVQTDWMSVIEKEDWKSITDLVTNAKEVVSSVQDVARKLADYTNFRGNKSLAVGTTDKELPVATEAPLPSEAAKETSGVTKVAGTKTAVIEELFIPGTVYYLKRNLGSQIDAGKDFFTLYKREPGEHFQKVIFSGNFITDHRCDSHYYALRDVLKGVPWCGKEGGALQFFSLCGGVSNSTVD, encoded by the exons ATGGAAATGATGGGATTAGCAAATACTGTTCTGATGATGAAGATTCCTCAGATAGTAAGTGGAAGTTGGAGCTGGCTTGGCTTACAAAGGCACTTGAACCAGCTCTGCAATTTTGTAG GAAATGAAATTGGAAACAAACCCCCACCAAGCATTCGATCCCTTACGGAAATAATTGCCTGCATCCAACGAAGTAAGATTGGAATCCAGGATTGGAGCTTGAGTGACCTTACAATTGGCTTGTATCTGATCTATCTTCGTCAAGCTTCTACTCATCCATTTGAAGATATCAAAGGCATTCCGATATTGTCAGAATCCATT GTTCAAGATCTCATTTATCATATTGAGTTGGCTAAAGGTGCTTATAGGGATAACCCTTGTAGTATTTCAAGGAACAGCATGCTACGAGAAAGTAATGTCAAAAAGTTTGTTAAAAACTCCAGTGTAATGAGGCCTGCATACTATATAGGGGTTGATACCCGTAAAAAGCTTGTAATTTTGGGCATTCGAGGCACACATACTTTTTATGATCTTATCACTGATATTCTTTCCTCAAGTGATGGTGAAGTCACCTATGAAGGCTATTCAACCCACTTTGGCACTGCTGAATCTGCACGTTGGTTTCTCCGTCATGAGATTGAAATCATAAGAAAATGCTTGGAGAAACATGAG GGATTTAAGTTAAGACTTGTGGGTCATTCTCTGGGAGGGGCTATAGCTTCTTTATTGGCAATAATGATCCATAGAAAATCATCAAAGGAGCTGGGTTTTAGTCCTGACATTGTATCTGCTGTTGGATATGGAACTCCACCATGTGTATCTAGAGAACTTGCTGAAAGCTGCTCTGGCTATGTATCAACAGTTGTGATGCAG GATGATATTATACCTAGATTGAGTGTAGCTTCCCTAGCAAGGCTCCGAAATGAAATTGTTCAAACTGATTG GATGAGTGTAATTGAGAAAGAAGACTGGAAAAGCATCACAGATTTGGTTACAAATGCAAAGGAGGTTGTGTCTTCAGTGCAAGATGTTGCTCGCAAACTTGCTGATTATACAAATTTCAGGGGAAACAAAAGTTTAGCTG TTGGTACTACTGATAAGGAGTTGCCAGTTGCTACCGAAGCACCTCTGCCCTCCGAAGCTGCAAAGGAGACTTCTGGTGTCACGAAAGTTGCGGGAACTAAAACTGCAGTGATCGAGGAGTTATTTATACCTGGGACTGTTTACTATCTTAAGAGGAACTTGGGATCCCAAATTGATGCTGGAAAGGATTTTTTCACCCTTTACAAGAGGGAGCCTGGTGAGCATTTCCAGAAGGTAATCTTTTCGGGGAATTTTATCACAGACCACAGATGTGATAGCCATTATTATGCTTTGAGAGATGTCCTTAAAGGTGTGCCATGGTGTGGGAAGGAAG GGGGTGCCTTACAGTTCTTCAGTCTGTGCGGAGGTGTTAGCAATAGCACAGTAGATTAG